The Gemmata palustris genome includes a region encoding these proteins:
- a CDS encoding AAA family ATPase, protein MSDPAKPAALLEPDELKPATELAGRLLEQLDTMLFGRPELHRLVMIGILSRGHVLLEGVPGVGKTALVKALSQLLGLDFKRVQFTPDLMPGDILGSHILQEVPGAGREMVFRPGPIFTHLLLADEINRASPKTQSALLEAMQERCVTLLGATRPLPDPFFVLATQNPIELEGTYPLPEAQLDRFLFKLVVAPADADTLDRIISSRRRGEPPQPTWTMSAEQLRNVFGIMDRIFLPRPVARFISRLVAATHSSSAEAPPLVKTYIAFGASPRAAIAIAEAARAAALLAGRPTVGFADVRAVAPAVLNHRLILNYKARLDAVDAFAIVRELFDKTDEAGLNLPRDLTVAEVNRA, encoded by the coding sequence ATGTCCGACCCCGCGAAGCCCGCCGCGCTGCTGGAACCCGATGAACTGAAACCGGCCACCGAACTCGCCGGCCGACTGCTAGAACAACTCGACACGATGCTCTTCGGGCGGCCCGAATTGCACCGGCTCGTCATGATCGGCATTCTGAGCCGCGGGCACGTGCTGCTCGAAGGGGTTCCCGGCGTCGGCAAGACCGCACTCGTCAAAGCCCTCAGCCAGCTTCTCGGGCTCGATTTCAAGCGCGTGCAGTTCACCCCGGACCTGATGCCCGGCGACATCCTCGGTTCGCACATTCTGCAAGAGGTGCCCGGCGCGGGGCGCGAAATGGTGTTCCGCCCCGGACCGATCTTCACACACTTGTTACTGGCCGACGAAATCAACCGTGCCTCGCCGAAGACGCAGTCGGCCCTTCTCGAAGCGATGCAGGAGCGCTGCGTCACGCTGCTCGGCGCGACCCGGCCGCTCCCCGATCCGTTCTTCGTGCTCGCGACTCAAAACCCGATCGAACTCGAGGGCACGTACCCGCTGCCCGAAGCACAACTAGACCGGTTCCTGTTCAAGCTCGTTGTTGCCCCCGCGGACGCGGACACCCTCGATCGAATCATCAGTTCTCGGCGCCGCGGCGAGCCGCCACAACCGACGTGGACGATGAGTGCCGAACAACTGCGCAACGTGTTCGGCATCATGGACCGGATCTTCTTGCCGCGCCCGGTGGCCCGCTTCATCTCGCGGCTCGTCGCGGCGACGCACAGCAGTTCGGCCGAAGCGCCGCCTCTCGTGAAGACGTACATCGCCTTCGGAGCGTCCCCGCGGGCCGCGATCGCCATTGCGGAAGCGGCCCGCGCCGCAGCGCTGCTCGCGGGCCGACCGACGGTCGGGTTCGCTGACGTTCGCGCGGTGGCCCCCGCCGTTCTGAACCACCGGCTCATTCTCAATTACAAGGCCCGCCTCGACGCGGTTGATGCGTTCGCGATCGTTCGCGAACTGTTCGACAAGACGGACGAGGCCGGTTTGAATCTCCCCCGCGATCTGACCGTTGCCGAGGTGAACCGTGCGTGA
- a CDS encoding BON domain-containing protein: MKVRALFSLTIAAGLSGSAIATPPAPLPASAAASSTNPNQTLADDVAYRLRSSGNAAGADVSIVAQEGTVTLSGTAKDATQKARIIADAKGVTGVIVVSDKIRTIAAGVVQVQDPPVNLAPIAPTPLGPTGTPQNFALAPNPPVGGPIVEPVPLGFQGQAAPDMQAPNMPPYAWPTYAPYGNVSRVAYPQAYPYNAFPFIGPYYPFPKVPLGWRKVTLEWDDGHWYLGRQSAPHDYWRVKFW; the protein is encoded by the coding sequence GTGAAAGTGCGTGCATTGTTCTCTCTGACTATCGCTGCCGGCTTGTCCGGTTCCGCGATCGCAACTCCGCCGGCTCCGCTCCCGGCCTCGGCTGCTGCTTCCAGCACCAACCCGAACCAGACCCTCGCCGATGACGTGGCGTACCGCCTGCGTTCCAGCGGGAACGCGGCCGGCGCCGATGTGTCCATCGTGGCCCAAGAAGGGACCGTGACCCTCTCCGGCACCGCGAAGGACGCGACCCAAAAGGCCCGCATCATCGCGGACGCGAAGGGCGTGACCGGCGTCATCGTCGTGAGCGATAAGATCCGCACGATCGCCGCGGGCGTTGTGCAGGTCCAAGACCCGCCGGTCAACTTGGCTCCGATCGCGCCGACCCCGCTCGGCCCGACCGGTACCCCGCAGAACTTCGCGCTGGCCCCGAACCCCCCGGTGGGTGGCCCGATCGTGGAGCCGGTGCCCCTCGGCTTCCAGGGCCAGGCCGCTCCCGACATGCAAGCCCCGAACATGCCCCCGTATGCGTGGCCGACCTACGCTCCTTACGGGAACGTTAGCCGCGTCGCGTACCCGCAAGCGTACCCGTACAACGCCTTCCCGTTCATCGGGCCGTACTACCCGTTCCCGAAGGTTCCGCTCGGCTGGCGGAAAGTGACCCTCGAATGGGACGACGGCCACTGGTACCTCGGTCGTCAGTCCGCCCCGCACGACTACTGGCGCGTCAAGTTCTGGTGA
- a CDS encoding sugar phosphate isomerase/epimerase family protein gives MSRALLLATLVACFPQPARAAEPAPADVFKQDNLVAWCIVPFDAKKRTPAERVEMLQKLGFKKYAYDWRAEHLPTFDEEVGLLKKAKIELTAVWFPANLGADAQKLLEVLKKHEIKTQLWVTMGDPAGKDQAAKVESTAKALKPIAEEAAKHGCKLALYNHGGWFGEPENQIAVIEAIKLKNVGIVYNQHHGHDHFDRFPELLKLMKPHLLALNINGSAKGGDKVGKKILPLGAGELDLTLLRTIRASGYSGPIGILGHTQDDAAERLADNLDGLKWLLPELAGKEPGPRPTYRTWK, from the coding sequence ATGTCACGAGCACTGCTACTCGCCACCCTCGTCGCGTGTTTTCCTCAACCCGCGCGCGCCGCGGAGCCGGCTCCCGCGGACGTCTTCAAGCAAGACAACCTCGTCGCGTGGTGCATTGTTCCCTTCGACGCGAAGAAGCGAACGCCGGCGGAGCGGGTGGAGATGCTCCAGAAACTCGGGTTCAAAAAGTACGCCTACGACTGGCGCGCGGAACACCTCCCGACGTTCGACGAGGAAGTCGGGTTGCTGAAGAAGGCGAAGATCGAGCTGACGGCGGTCTGGTTCCCCGCGAACCTCGGCGCCGATGCGCAGAAGCTCCTTGAAGTCCTCAAAAAGCACGAGATCAAGACGCAACTCTGGGTGACGATGGGCGACCCCGCGGGGAAGGATCAGGCGGCCAAAGTCGAGAGTACGGCGAAGGCTCTCAAACCCATCGCGGAGGAAGCCGCGAAGCACGGGTGCAAGCTGGCGCTGTACAACCACGGCGGCTGGTTCGGTGAACCGGAAAATCAGATCGCGGTCATCGAAGCGATCAAGCTCAAGAACGTCGGCATCGTGTACAACCAGCACCACGGCCACGACCACTTCGACCGGTTCCCGGAACTCCTCAAGCTGATGAAGCCGCACTTGCTCGCGCTGAACATCAACGGCAGTGCGAAGGGCGGCGATAAGGTCGGCAAGAAGATTCTGCCCCTCGGCGCGGGCGAACTCGATTTGACATTGCTTCGCACGATCCGCGCGAGCGGCTACAGCGGGCCGATTGGCATCCTCGGCCACACACAGGACGATGCGGCCGAGCGCCTCGCGGACAATCTCGACGGGTTGAAGTGGTTACTCCCGGAACTCGCTGGCAAAGAGCCGGGACCGCGACCCACGTACCGCACTTGGAAGTGA
- a CDS encoding SDR family NAD(P)-dependent oxidoreductase → MLKGKSALITGSSQGIGLGVAQAFAASGANVVVTSEKPLAKCPEVQRLLSDYEHTRYVQADLLADDEPERLVAEAWAAFGGIDVLVNNLGTYKEPPLPQITRDHFDFIFRLNVWIPVALSREVVRRAQAAKRGGRILFSTSLNATRSEPLHTLYDASKGAVNALTRQLAVELAPHGFTTAAVAPGLVETPLTDFGLQSSPTEREAVIAQIPIRRIATVEDVAWWYVFLASDRASYSTGSVFTVDGGLDAQQMAQRPVTEAEKGDKKE, encoded by the coding sequence ATGTTGAAGGGTAAGTCCGCACTCATTACCGGGAGCAGTCAGGGCATCGGCCTCGGCGTCGCGCAAGCGTTCGCCGCGAGCGGAGCCAATGTCGTTGTTACCTCGGAGAAACCGCTCGCGAAGTGCCCCGAAGTGCAGCGCTTGCTCAGCGACTACGAGCACACCCGGTACGTGCAGGCCGATTTACTCGCGGACGACGAGCCCGAGCGCCTGGTTGCGGAAGCGTGGGCCGCGTTCGGTGGAATCGACGTGCTGGTGAACAACCTGGGCACGTACAAGGAACCGCCGCTTCCGCAGATCACGCGCGACCACTTCGACTTCATTTTCAGGCTGAACGTCTGGATTCCCGTTGCCCTGTCGCGCGAAGTTGTTCGGCGCGCGCAAGCCGCCAAGCGCGGGGGCCGAATCTTGTTCAGCACCTCGCTCAACGCGACCCGCTCCGAACCGCTCCACACGCTCTACGACGCGAGCAAAGGTGCGGTGAACGCCCTCACGCGGCAATTAGCGGTCGAACTCGCGCCTCACGGCTTCACGACGGCCGCCGTTGCGCCGGGGTTGGTGGAAACGCCACTCACCGACTTCGGGTTGCAGTCCTCACCGACCGAGCGCGAGGCCGTGATCGCCCAGATCCCGATCCGGCGCATCGCGACGGTGGAAGACGTCGCGTGGTGGTACGTGTTCCTCGCGTCCGACCGCGCGAGCTACAGCACCGGGAGCGTCTTCACGGTGGATGGCGGACTCGATGCTCAACAAATGGCCCAGCGCCCCGTGACGGAAGCCGAAAAAGGGGACAAGAAAGAATGA
- a CDS encoding SMP-30/gluconolactonase/LRE family protein has translation MRSTEASVYIDFTEEPDRFLPEGPRWATIGGQPALVWVNIQLDASAREGEINVHFPGTDGSSDSGLPCPGRPGFILPADDSDCVLVGVEKALRICNLADSTWTEPLATVPDDNPRTIINDAEIVPGGKAVVFGTKDTQFDADAKLAQLYLYTADDDQVTVLVDKQVCSNGKVFASDANGLILFDIDTPTRKVVRYRLDVAARTATPDGVALDLANQVGFPDGMCGCGDGTVIVAFFNPDFAEKGRAVRFSLTTGEALEEWTTPGSPRVTCPLLVKRPGGVKLVLTTAAEGMPADMRAKCPNAGCLFIADTQFTDCPAPELVQVS, from the coding sequence ATGAGAAGCACCGAAGCCAGCGTGTACATCGACTTCACGGAAGAACCCGATCGGTTCCTGCCCGAAGGCCCGCGTTGGGCGACGATCGGGGGGCAGCCGGCGCTGGTGTGGGTCAACATCCAACTGGATGCGAGCGCACGCGAAGGCGAGATTAACGTTCATTTCCCCGGCACTGATGGAAGCAGCGATTCGGGGCTACCCTGTCCCGGTCGGCCCGGCTTCATTCTTCCCGCGGATGATTCGGATTGTGTTCTCGTCGGAGTGGAGAAAGCGCTACGGATCTGTAACCTCGCGGACTCGACCTGGACCGAACCGCTCGCGACCGTTCCCGACGACAACCCGCGAACGATCATCAACGACGCCGAAATTGTTCCCGGCGGAAAAGCCGTCGTCTTCGGCACGAAGGACACGCAGTTCGACGCCGACGCGAAGCTCGCTCAGTTGTACCTCTACACCGCCGATGACGACCAAGTAACTGTGTTGGTGGATAAGCAGGTCTGTTCCAACGGGAAGGTGTTCGCGAGTGACGCGAACGGGCTGATTCTGTTCGACATCGACACCCCGACGCGGAAGGTTGTGCGCTACCGACTCGATGTGGCGGCCCGCACCGCGACCCCCGACGGCGTGGCACTCGACCTCGCGAATCAAGTTGGTTTTCCAGATGGGATGTGTGGTTGCGGCGACGGGACCGTGATTGTCGCGTTCTTCAATCCGGACTTTGCAGAGAAGGGGAGGGCGGTGCGGTTCTCACTCACGACGGGTGAGGCACTCGAAGAGTGGACCACGCCCGGTTCGCCGCGTGTCACGTGCCCGTTACTCGTGAAGCGACCCGGGGGCGTGAAACTCGTCCTCACGACCGCGGCCGAGGGCATGCCCGCCGACATGCGGGCGAAGTGCCCGAATGCCGGCTGCCTGTTCATTGCGGACACACAGTTCACCGATTGCCCGGCGCCCGAACTCGTTCAGGTGTCGTAG
- a CDS encoding sugar phosphate isomerase/epimerase family protein, which produces MPIPPLAIGVCSWSLQVTNVPELKGFLDKLGIKVVQIACGDPHHASWAEGDAMPAAARAAGFQMSGAMLGFPGEDYTSPQTIEKTGGFGDPATRPERLERFKWSLARTKELGLTDIMLHAGFIPEVGAPERKAFLDTLTQVADLAKQAGVIVAFETGQESATLLRRTLDDLKAPNLKVNFDPANMLLYDKDEPLKVLDLLAPDIRSVHLKDAKRPTVKGSWGEEVPLGTGQTDTKGFVKALQRIGYAGALCIEREVGTQADRYRDIEHGVRFLRECLAE; this is translated from the coding sequence ATGCCGATTCCGCCGCTCGCGATTGGGGTTTGTAGCTGGTCGCTCCAGGTAACCAACGTTCCGGAGCTGAAGGGCTTTCTCGACAAACTCGGAATTAAGGTGGTGCAAATTGCGTGTGGCGACCCGCACCACGCGAGTTGGGCGGAAGGGGACGCGATGCCCGCGGCCGCGCGCGCGGCCGGGTTCCAGATGTCCGGCGCGATGCTGGGCTTCCCGGGAGAGGACTACACCTCGCCGCAAACGATCGAGAAAACTGGCGGGTTCGGCGACCCGGCCACGCGCCCGGAGCGCCTGGAGCGCTTCAAATGGAGCCTGGCGCGCACGAAGGAACTCGGGCTGACCGACATCATGCTGCACGCGGGGTTCATCCCCGAAGTGGGCGCCCCCGAGCGCAAAGCCTTCCTGGACACGTTGACGCAGGTCGCGGACCTCGCGAAGCAAGCCGGTGTGATTGTCGCGTTCGAGACGGGTCAGGAGTCCGCTACCCTGCTCCGCCGGACGCTCGATGACCTGAAAGCGCCGAACCTGAAGGTGAACTTCGACCCCGCGAACATGCTGCTCTACGACAAGGACGAGCCGCTCAAAGTGCTCGACCTACTCGCGCCCGACATCCGCAGCGTTCACCTCAAAGACGCCAAGCGCCCGACCGTAAAAGGCTCGTGGGGCGAGGAAGTGCCGCTCGGCACGGGCCAAACGGACACGAAGGGGTTCGTGAAAGCGCTCCAGCGGATCGGGTACGCCGGGGCGCTGTGCATCGAGCGCGAAGTGGGTACGCAAGCCGACCGGTACCGCGACATCGAGCACGGCGTCCGGTTCCTGCGCGAGTGCCTCGCCGAGTGA
- a CDS encoding Gfo/Idh/MocA family protein yields MAAKLNRRRFLAASAVALAAPSIVRARNANEKLNVAVIGVANRGAENLKGVTHENIVALCDVDPNNAKKAREQFPKAEFYTDFRQMFDKSAKGIDAVVVSTPDHTHALPACIAMSLGKPVYCEKPMAETVAEVRHMRELAAKYKVVTQMGTQIHEGENYRRVVEIVQSGLLGDITQVRVWNSSKPVGGKRLATKPSAAFDLDLWLGPTRAEFFEAEMNKSSWNFAWPHFHWRWWWEFGGGTLADLGCHYIDLPYWALGLTSPTSASATGTKTYTGDNTTPDVMQVAYTFPAIKTRPAVKLSWEHGVTGPNGGKDTYKGYGSGILFEGTKGKLVADYGKYLILPGEFAKGFKAPEKSIKPSIGHHKEWTEAIKGNGTTLCNFAYSGRLAEAVLLGNVAFRAGKEISWDAAKGTTGDAAADVFLSREYRKGWELPK; encoded by the coding sequence ATGGCTGCCAAACTCAATCGCCGAAGGTTCCTGGCCGCGTCCGCGGTCGCGCTCGCTGCGCCTTCGATCGTTCGCGCGCGCAACGCGAACGAGAAGCTCAACGTCGCTGTGATCGGGGTCGCGAACCGCGGCGCGGAGAACCTGAAGGGCGTAACCCACGAAAACATCGTGGCACTGTGCGATGTGGACCCGAACAACGCGAAGAAGGCCCGCGAACAGTTCCCGAAGGCGGAGTTCTACACCGATTTCCGGCAAATGTTCGACAAGTCGGCGAAGGGCATCGACGCAGTGGTCGTGAGCACGCCGGACCACACGCACGCGCTGCCCGCGTGCATCGCGATGAGCCTGGGGAAGCCCGTCTATTGCGAAAAGCCGATGGCCGAGACGGTGGCCGAAGTGCGCCACATGCGTGAGTTAGCGGCGAAGTACAAAGTCGTGACGCAAATGGGTACGCAGATCCACGAGGGCGAAAACTATCGCCGCGTGGTGGAGATCGTGCAGTCCGGGCTGCTCGGCGACATCACGCAAGTTCGCGTGTGGAACAGCAGCAAGCCGGTGGGCGGGAAGCGGCTCGCGACCAAGCCGTCGGCGGCATTCGATCTCGACCTCTGGCTCGGGCCGACCAGGGCGGAGTTCTTTGAAGCGGAGATGAATAAGTCGAGCTGGAACTTCGCGTGGCCGCACTTCCACTGGCGCTGGTGGTGGGAGTTCGGCGGCGGCACGCTCGCGGACCTCGGCTGCCATTACATCGACCTGCCGTACTGGGCGCTCGGGCTCACGTCACCGACCTCGGCTTCGGCCACCGGCACCAAGACCTACACCGGTGACAACACCACGCCGGACGTGATGCAGGTGGCGTACACGTTCCCCGCAATCAAGACCCGCCCCGCGGTCAAACTGTCGTGGGAACACGGGGTGACGGGGCCGAACGGCGGGAAGGACACCTACAAGGGCTACGGCTCGGGGATTTTGTTCGAGGGCACGAAGGGGAAACTCGTCGCGGACTACGGCAAGTACCTGATTCTGCCGGGCGAGTTCGCGAAGGGGTTCAAGGCGCCGGAAAAGAGCATCAAGCCGTCGATCGGGCACCACAAAGAGTGGACCGAAGCGATAAAGGGTAACGGCACCACGCTCTGCAACTTCGCCTACTCGGGGCGCCTCGCCGAAGCGGTGCTTTTGGGGAACGTCGCGTTCCGTGCGGGCAAAGAGATCAGTTGGGACGCAGCGAAGGGCACGACCGGCGACGCCGCGGCCGATGTGTTCCTGAGTCGCGAGTATCGCAAGGGATGGGAACTGCCGAAGTAG
- a CDS encoding MlaE family ABC transporter permease, which produces MLNAITNLERFGRLVAFALRAVPTSVTALPRLGQWLRPFYSVVVGGLPLAIVTGLALGVVIWMHTRDVLARTGTGAVEYLPTFLAAAVLLELAPVGAGLIVAARTGASLGAELASMRVTEQIDALELLGVSPLRRLVGPRIVACVFAVPVLHVLIAATALGSGFVAEQATGSTTYLKYDTAAVRELLLQDVIPAGLKTLVFGLVVGVTGCFIGLNAREGSEGVGRAATDSVVACVLLVLAVDVLLVGLIKAAQQFL; this is translated from the coding sequence GTGCTCAACGCGATCACGAATCTCGAACGTTTCGGCCGGCTCGTGGCGTTCGCGCTGCGGGCCGTGCCCACTTCCGTCACCGCCCTTCCCCGACTCGGACAGTGGCTCCGGCCGTTTTACAGCGTCGTCGTCGGTGGGCTCCCGCTCGCGATCGTCACGGGCCTGGCACTCGGGGTCGTGATCTGGATGCACACGCGCGACGTCCTCGCGCGCACCGGGACTGGGGCCGTTGAGTATTTACCGACCTTCCTGGCTGCGGCCGTATTGCTCGAGCTCGCACCCGTGGGGGCGGGATTGATCGTCGCGGCGCGCACGGGCGCGAGTTTGGGGGCGGAACTTGCTTCGATGCGTGTGACGGAACAGATCGATGCGCTCGAATTGCTCGGTGTGTCCCCACTGCGTCGATTGGTCGGTCCGCGGATCGTCGCGTGCGTGTTCGCGGTGCCCGTATTGCACGTTCTGATCGCCGCGACCGCACTCGGGAGCGGGTTCGTCGCGGAACAGGCGACCGGTTCAACGACTTACCTGAAGTACGACACAGCGGCCGTGCGCGAATTGCTGCTGCAAGACGTGATCCCGGCGGGCCTCAAGACCCTCGTTTTTGGTCTCGTGGTCGGCGTGACGGGCTGTTTCATTGGGCTGAACGCGCGCGAAGGGTCCGAAGGTGTGGGCCGCGCCGCGACCGACAGCGTGGTCGCGTGCGTGCTGCTCGTACTCGCGGTGGACGTGCTGCTCGTTGGGCTCATCAAGGCGGCCCAGCAGTTCTTGTAG
- the ilvC gene encoding ketol-acid reductoisomerase, with amino-acid sequence MKEIRIGDTVEQAIERADYPLDRVRGILKDEVVAVLGYGVQGRGQSLNMRDNGIKVIVGQRKGGKAYDLCIEDGWKPGETLFDPEEAATKGTVIQYLLSDAGQKEMWPKIKPLLTKGKALYFSHGFSIVFSDQTGVIPGPDIDVILVAPKGSGTTVRRLFLEGRGINSSFAIHQDASGKARERCLALGIAIGSGYLFETTFKKEVVSDLTGERGVLMGAIYGLWLAQYEVLRANGHSPSEAFNETVEEATQSLYPLIAEKGMDWMYANCSTTAQRGALDWFKAFRDASKPVFEQLYQSVATGEEARRTLDANSRPDYRQQLEKELKEIAESEMWKAGAQVRALRPERQE; translated from the coding sequence ATGAAAGAGATTCGCATCGGCGACACCGTGGAGCAGGCGATCGAGCGCGCCGACTACCCACTGGACCGCGTCCGGGGCATCCTCAAGGACGAAGTGGTCGCGGTCCTCGGGTACGGCGTCCAGGGCCGCGGCCAGTCGCTCAACATGCGCGACAACGGCATCAAGGTGATCGTCGGCCAGCGCAAGGGCGGCAAGGCCTACGACCTGTGCATCGAGGACGGCTGGAAGCCGGGCGAGACGCTGTTCGACCCGGAAGAGGCCGCCACGAAGGGGACGGTGATCCAGTACCTGCTCTCCGACGCCGGCCAGAAGGAGATGTGGCCCAAGATCAAGCCGCTGCTCACCAAGGGCAAGGCGCTGTACTTCTCCCACGGCTTCTCGATCGTGTTCAGCGACCAGACGGGCGTGATCCCGGGGCCGGACATTGACGTGATCCTCGTCGCCCCGAAGGGCTCGGGCACCACCGTCCGGCGCCTGTTCCTCGAGGGCCGCGGGATCAACTCCAGCTTCGCGATCCACCAGGACGCGAGTGGCAAGGCCCGCGAGCGCTGCCTGGCGCTCGGCATCGCGATCGGGTCCGGGTACCTGTTCGAGACCACGTTCAAGAAGGAAGTCGTCTCCGACCTCACCGGCGAGCGCGGCGTGCTCATGGGCGCGATCTACGGGCTGTGGCTCGCGCAGTACGAGGTGCTCCGCGCGAACGGGCACTCCCCGAGCGAAGCGTTCAACGAGACGGTCGAGGAAGCGACCCAGAGCCTGTACCCGCTGATCGCGGAAAAGGGCATGGACTGGATGTACGCGAACTGCTCGACCACCGCCCAGCGCGGCGCGCTCGACTGGTTCAAGGCGTTCCGCGACGCCTCGAAGCCGGTGTTCGAGCAACTGTACCAGTCCGTCGCGACCGGCGAAGAGGCGCGGCGCACGCTCGACGCCAACAGCCGCCCCGATTACCGCCAGCAGCTCGAGAAGGAACTGAAGGAGATCGCCGAGAGCGAGATGTGGAAGGCCGGCGCCCAGGTGCGGGCGCTGCGCCCCGAGCGCCAGGAGTGA
- a CDS encoding MarR family winged helix-turn-helix transcriptional regulator, producing the protein MDTTDAQRPAGSPDLGARAERDVVDRLLVQWRAARPDLDPSPLEVVGRVIVLAQHLERSVEISLEKHKLTLGQFDILATLRRRGKKGGLTPTQLLESVVLSSGGMTARLDALAEAGYISRKPSPTDRRMVLIELTSKGRRVIDTATKTRFNEAKDSLPALNENEMTVLTGLLRRWLTEVAG; encoded by the coding sequence ATGGACACGACAGACGCACAGCGGCCGGCCGGTTCCCCCGACCTCGGCGCCCGGGCCGAGCGCGACGTGGTGGACCGGCTCCTCGTGCAGTGGCGCGCGGCGCGCCCGGACCTGGACCCGTCGCCGCTGGAGGTCGTGGGCCGCGTCATCGTGCTGGCGCAGCACCTGGAGCGCAGCGTCGAAATTAGTTTAGAGAAACACAAACTCACACTGGGCCAGTTCGACATCCTCGCGACGCTCCGGCGCCGCGGGAAGAAGGGCGGGCTGACGCCGACACAGTTGCTCGAGAGCGTGGTGCTCTCCAGCGGCGGGATGACGGCCCGGCTCGACGCGCTCGCGGAGGCGGGGTACATCTCCCGCAAGCCGAGCCCGACCGACCGCCGCATGGTGCTGATCGAACTCACCTCGAAGGGGCGCCGGGTGATCGACACCGCGACCAAGACGCGCTTCAACGAGGCCAAGGACTCGCTCCCCGCTCTGAACGAGAACGAGATGACGGTGCTGACCGGACTGCTCCGGCGCTGGCTCACCGAAGTCGCGGGGTGA
- a CDS encoding response regulator — protein MAGPPPVSAPNAVPDLPVILVADDSLLEQRYVGRLLDQHGGWRVVFARSGEEALAAITKSQPALLLTDMNMTGMDGLTLVEKVREQFARVPVVLMTGSGSERVAVAALKAGAADYVAKQSLAHDLIPVLDRVLSVGQAAHRRYQVLQGMTRRSSQYVIESDPLLVPPLVAQFREDLIEMGLCDLTGATRAGIAIEEALLNAIYHGNLEVSSDLRENGDEEFHKLARERRGTEPYSARRVRVTARLTPARAVFVVLDQGPGFDITKLPDPTDPSFIERASGRGVLLMRAFMDEVRYNTTGNRVTLVKRRDRSSRDD, from the coding sequence ATGGCCGGCCCGCCCCCTGTCTCTGCGCCCAACGCGGTACCGGATTTACCCGTTATTCTCGTCGCGGACGATTCGCTCCTCGAGCAGCGCTACGTGGGCCGATTACTCGATCAGCACGGCGGGTGGCGCGTGGTGTTCGCCCGGAGCGGCGAGGAGGCGCTCGCGGCTATTACCAAGTCGCAACCGGCGCTGCTGCTCACCGACATGAACATGACCGGGATGGACGGGCTGACGCTCGTCGAGAAGGTGCGCGAGCAGTTCGCGCGCGTGCCCGTTGTGCTCATGACCGGTAGCGGGAGCGAGCGCGTGGCCGTCGCCGCGCTCAAGGCCGGGGCCGCGGACTACGTCGCCAAACAGTCCCTCGCGCACGACCTCATTCCCGTCCTCGATCGCGTCCTGTCCGTCGGCCAGGCGGCCCACCGGCGGTACCAGGTCCTCCAGGGGATGACGCGCCGCAGTTCGCAGTACGTGATCGAAAGTGATCCGCTGCTGGTTCCGCCGCTCGTCGCACAGTTCCGCGAAGACCTCATCGAGATGGGCTTGTGCGATCTCACCGGCGCGACCCGGGCCGGCATCGCGATCGAAGAAGCGCTCCTCAACGCCATCTACCACGGCAACTTGGAAGTGAGTTCCGACCTGCGCGAGAACGGCGACGAGGAGTTCCACAAACTGGCCCGCGAGCGCCGGGGTACCGAGCCCTACAGCGCGCGGCGGGTGCGGGTCACCGCGCGCCTCACCCCCGCGCGCGCCGTATTCGTTGTTCTCGACCAGGGACCGGGGTTCGATATCACGAAACTCCCCGACCCGACCGACCCCTCGTTCATCGAGCGCGCGAGCGGGCGCGGCGTGCTCCTCATGCGCGCCTTCATGGACGAGGTGCGGTACAACACGACCGGCAACCGCGTCACCCTCGTGAAGCGCCGTGATCGTTCTTCGCGCGACGACTGA